The following are encoded together in the Adhaeribacter arboris genome:
- a CDS encoding DUF922 domain-containing protein, giving the protein MLIQIFLVLLFWMKSAPANQDLFINLIKNTPKKEVNAHIDWNSNRRLTWDDFQKEADVNDPLHALASTNIAVQATCKNNQMVYDVKCQFAVNESWTKNKTSEELLQHEQLHFDLTEVYARLLRQKLSQQKSLCTGDKTKFRAVVNKVFADWQKAQQRYDNESRHGLDDLKQAYWTKTVASQLESLAEFTTDNYTASN; this is encoded by the coding sequence ATGCTTATTCAAATTTTTCTCGTGCTCTTATTCTGGATGAAGAGCGCCCCTGCAAATCAAGATTTATTCATAAATTTAATTAAAAATACTCCTAAAAAAGAAGTTAACGCGCACATTGATTGGAACAGTAATCGTAGATTAACCTGGGACGATTTTCAGAAGGAGGCGGATGTTAACGATCCTTTGCACGCTTTGGCAAGCACTAATATTGCGGTGCAAGCCACCTGCAAAAACAACCAAATGGTATACGACGTAAAATGCCAGTTTGCCGTTAACGAATCCTGGACGAAAAATAAAACTTCCGAAGAACTATTGCAGCACGAACAACTGCATTTCGATTTAACGGAAGTTTACGCGCGCTTACTCCGGCAGAAATTAAGCCAGCAAAAAAGCTTATGTACCGGCGATAAAACTAAATTCAGAGCCGTGGTAAACAAAGTCTTTGCAGATTGGCAAAAAGCGCAACAACGGTACGATAATGAATCGCGGCACGGCCTGGATGATTTAAAACAAGCATACTGGACCAAAACAGTTGCTTCGCAACTAGAATCATTGGCCGAATTTACTACGGATAATTATACTGCTTCTAACTAA
- a CDS encoding MATE family efflux transporter produces the protein MLASDFQSHLKQNFHLAYPVVLSQLGHILVTVCDSIMVGRTGTLPLAAASLGNSVFTLFMVWGLGISMGITPLIASADGRKNRRRISLLLFNGTLVCSILGVILFILGYSFAPYLYFLHQPPEVVRLAIPYLQILFCSLIPLMIFQGLRQFAEGLSLTRQSMYISVLANIVNFGLNYLLVFGNLGFPRLGLQGAATATLIARLMMPVMMGMYIWRAPRFAEYRYKIQRKLISFKHMRRIIQLGFPIALQMIFEMSAFSFSAIMIGWLGAKQLAAHQIAINVAAVTYMMASGIAAAATIRVSNELGRGRYQQMRQAGYSSILMAFMFMSVMAILLILGKSLIPLLYVSDIQVIQMAGGLLIIGALFQLSDGVQVVGLGALRGLEDVKVPGFISLLAYWIIGLPTGYFLCFHAGLGVNGIWLGLLTGLTIAACLLFLRFKKLSASFARRT, from the coding sequence ATGCTGGCATCTGACTTTCAATCTCATCTTAAGCAAAATTTCCATCTGGCCTATCCGGTGGTATTAAGTCAGTTGGGGCATATTCTGGTAACAGTCTGCGATAGCATTATGGTGGGTCGCACGGGTACTTTGCCTTTGGCGGCGGCTTCGTTGGGTAATAGTGTTTTTACTTTGTTTATGGTTTGGGGTTTAGGTATATCCATGGGGATAACCCCGCTGATTGCTTCGGCCGATGGACGGAAGAACCGCCGTCGAATTTCCTTATTGCTTTTCAACGGCACTTTGGTTTGTTCTATTTTAGGAGTAATTCTTTTTATATTAGGTTACAGCTTCGCTCCTTACCTGTACTTCTTACACCAGCCCCCCGAAGTAGTTCGCCTGGCCATTCCTTATCTGCAAATTTTGTTTTGTTCGCTCATTCCCTTGATGATTTTTCAAGGATTACGTCAATTTGCCGAAGGACTCTCTTTAACGCGCCAATCCATGTATATTTCGGTACTGGCGAACATTGTAAATTTTGGTTTGAATTATTTGCTGGTTTTTGGCAATCTGGGATTTCCGCGGTTAGGTTTACAAGGAGCTGCTACCGCCACCTTAATTGCTCGGCTTATGATGCCCGTTATGATGGGGATGTACATTTGGCGGGCTCCTAGGTTTGCCGAATACCGGTATAAAATACAGCGCAAGCTTATTTCCTTCAAACACATGCGGCGGATTATTCAATTGGGTTTCCCGATTGCCTTGCAAATGATTTTTGAAATGAGCGCTTTTAGCTTTTCGGCCATTATGATTGGCTGGTTAGGCGCTAAACAGTTAGCCGCGCACCAGATTGCCATAAACGTAGCCGCCGTAACTTACATGATGGCTAGCGGAATTGCGGCGGCGGCTACTATCCGGGTAAGCAACGAATTAGGCCGGGGCAGGTACCAACAAATGCGCCAGGCCGGCTACAGTAGTATATTAATGGCTTTTATGTTTATGTCGGTAATGGCGATATTATTAATACTAGGTAAAAGCCTGATTCCCTTGTTATATGTATCGGATATTCAGGTCATTCAAATGGCCGGTGGTTTGTTAATTATCGGGGCTTTATTTCAGTTATCGGATGGCGTACAAGTGGTGGGATTAGGAGCTTTAAGAGGATTAGAAGATGTAAAAGTACCCGGCTTTATTTCGCTTTTAGCCTATTGGATTATTGGTTTGCCCACGGGTTATTTTTTGTGTTTTCACGCGGGTTTAGGCGTAAATGGCATTTGGTTAGGTTTATTAACCGGCTTAACGATTGCTGCTTGTTTGTTATTTTTACGCTTTAAAAAATTGTCGGCCAGTTTCGCACGAAGAACTTAA
- a CDS encoding pyridoxal phosphate-dependent aminotransferase, translating into MKTISMASGAACFSTAEIVRRAAINAIQQGYTSYGPTEGLPVLREAIVQRYQNVNNVQVSPDRILITAGVKQALFNLFRAVLRPGDEVIAPVANWSGFYALISEVPAKLIMVPTLPVDNYTIHPTKLAAAITSKTCLFILCNPGNPRGRIYSEADIKRILSILKEHPEIIVLRDEIYDLVTFTGRVPSLLEFHDEHERFVIVNGFSKAFAMSGWRIGYLIVPEKYYQTCFKFQETTISGVSPFTQVAAAVALQNYQEVLEPMQKILTENRAFICSKLREMGNIRFNEPEATYYIFADLNAYLHKKTPDGKWLDSSIALCQYLQEKYALELLAGDYFGAPGFARISFALEPAHLHEALERLHTGLRALS; encoded by the coding sequence ATGAAAACAATAAGTATGGCTTCGGGAGCAGCCTGTTTCTCCACGGCCGAAATTGTGCGGAGAGCAGCCATTAACGCTATTCAACAAGGCTACACTTCTTACGGGCCCACCGAAGGTTTACCTGTTTTACGAGAAGCAATTGTTCAACGCTACCAGAATGTAAATAATGTTCAAGTATCACCGGATAGAATTTTAATTACTGCCGGGGTAAAACAAGCCTTATTTAATTTATTTCGGGCGGTATTGCGGCCCGGCGACGAGGTAATTGCTCCGGTCGCCAATTGGTCCGGCTTTTACGCATTAATAAGCGAAGTACCGGCAAAACTGATAATGGTCCCTACCTTACCTGTCGATAATTATACCATTCACCCAACGAAACTAGCGGCAGCAATTACCTCTAAAACCTGTTTATTTATATTATGCAACCCGGGTAATCCCAGGGGCCGAATTTACTCGGAAGCCGATATAAAAAGGATACTTTCAATCTTGAAAGAACATCCGGAAATTATTGTTTTAAGAGATGAAATTTATGATTTAGTAACTTTTACCGGCCGCGTACCTTCTTTGTTAGAATTCCACGATGAGCATGAACGGTTTGTAATCGTCAATGGTTTTTCCAAAGCGTTTGCCATGTCGGGTTGGCGGATAGGTTATCTTATAGTTCCTGAGAAGTATTATCAAACCTGTTTTAAATTTCAGGAAACCACTATCTCTGGGGTAAGCCCCTTTACGCAGGTGGCGGCAGCCGTTGCTTTGCAAAACTACCAGGAGGTACTCGAACCCATGCAAAAAATTCTGACTGAGAACCGAGCTTTTATTTGTTCTAAGTTGCGGGAAATGGGTAACATTCGATTTAACGAGCCTGAAGCAACTTATTACATTTTCGCCGATTTAAACGCTTATTTACATAAAAAAACACCAGATGGAAAATGGCTGGATAGTAGCATTGCTCTGTGCCAGTACTTACAAGAAAAATACGCTTTAGAGCTGCTAGCCGGTGATTACTTTGGAGCGCCTGGGTTTGCCCGAATTTCGTTTGCCTTAGAGCCTGCCCATTTGCACGAAGCTCTAGAACGCCTTCATACTGGCTTACGTGCGTTATCATAG
- the egtD gene encoding L-histidine N(alpha)-methyltransferase — MAIYRHSARGKINMKNDLYPNVVNITNLPFEQQQFAQDVVQGLTKKQKTLSSKYFYDATGSKLFQKIMDLPDYYLTRAETEIFTYQKEEIISGFCSAQPFNLVDLGAGDATKTKILLRSLLQRQTNFTFVPLDISLDALQELQSNLALELPQLPVVPLAGDYFKALAQLKRESGMRQVIFFLGSNIGNFPFAEIKIFLKKLCQFLQAGDQLVIGFDLKKDPRLIRQAYDDAEGITAAFNFNLLRRINETFTGNFELNNFQHFAEYNPISGEMRSYLISTQDQEVTLQDLDFTLNLQAWEAIHTESSYKFSEAEIQVLAAEADLKTQLIFTDKNHYFADVLFSVG; from the coding sequence GTGGCAATTTACCGGCATTCGGCTCGCGGCAAAATAAACATGAAAAACGATTTGTACCCCAACGTTGTAAATATTACTAATCTGCCGTTCGAGCAACAGCAATTTGCCCAAGATGTGGTGCAAGGATTAACTAAAAAGCAGAAAACCTTATCGTCGAAATACTTTTACGATGCTACGGGTAGCAAGCTTTTTCAAAAAATAATGGATTTGCCGGATTATTACCTTACCCGGGCCGAAACAGAAATTTTTACCTATCAGAAAGAAGAAATTATATCTGGTTTTTGCTCCGCTCAACCTTTTAATTTGGTGGATTTAGGGGCGGGCGATGCTACAAAAACCAAAATTTTGCTTCGTTCTCTCCTGCAACGGCAAACTAATTTCACCTTTGTTCCGTTAGATATTTCGTTGGATGCTTTGCAGGAGTTGCAGAGTAATTTAGCTCTAGAGTTACCGCAATTACCGGTGGTGCCTTTAGCCGGCGATTATTTTAAAGCTTTGGCGCAATTAAAACGAGAGTCAGGAATGCGGCAAGTTATATTTTTTTTAGGATCTAACATTGGTAACTTTCCTTTTGCAGAAATTAAAATTTTTCTAAAAAAACTATGTCAGTTTCTGCAAGCAGGCGATCAGTTAGTAATAGGATTTGACCTAAAAAAAGATCCCCGTTTAATCCGACAGGCCTACGATGATGCGGAAGGTATAACAGCCGCTTTTAATTTTAATCTCTTACGCAGAATTAACGAAACTTTTACCGGCAATTTCGAGCTGAATAACTTTCAGCATTTTGCCGAGTATAATCCGATAAGCGGGGAAATGAGAAGTTATTTAATTAGTACTCAGGATCAAGAAGTTACCTTGCAGGATTTAGATTTTACTTTAAACTTACAAGCCTGGGAAGCCATTCATACCGAATCTTCTTATAAATTCTCAGAAGCCGAAATTCAGGTATTAGCGGCGGAAGCAGATTTAAAAACGCAGCTCATTTTTACGGATAAGAATCACTATTTTGCCGATGTTTTATTTTCCGTCGGCTAA
- the egtB gene encoding ergothioneine biosynthesis protein EgtB — protein sequence MDVLAVNTENYLLRFGQVREQTEALCRPLLPEDTVVQPIVDVSPPKWHLAHTSWFFETFLLQKFAPNYKVFHPDYNFLFNSYYNSIGSRILRQTRGTLNRPPLAEIYQYRAYVNEHITELLNQLSENSYAELLPLFELGLQHEQQHQELLVTDIKYILSTNPLVPALLPAEKYVSPAINLPKPEYLSVASGLYEIGYTGTDFCFDNELSVHQVWLDEFAFRNQLVTNQEYLEFMEAGGYQNFKYWLHEGFDLAQQEQWEAPLYWTKQADGWYRFTLHGLQKVNVAAPVTHISFYEADAFANWAGKRLLTEFEWEVAAKHYLPSRKLGNFLENGSYDPQPFSGEQPAANQLLGDVWEWTYSAYQPYPRYNKAEGALGEYNGKFMINQMVLRGGSCATPRSHIRPTYRNFFHPDKRWQFTGIRLAAK from the coding sequence ATGGACGTTCTGGCGGTTAATACGGAAAATTATCTACTACGCTTCGGGCAAGTTCGCGAACAAACGGAAGCTTTATGCCGACCGCTATTGCCCGAAGATACTGTTGTACAACCCATCGTGGATGTTAGTCCGCCGAAATGGCATTTGGCTCATACCAGTTGGTTTTTTGAAACTTTTCTATTACAAAAATTCGCCCCAAACTATAAGGTATTTCATCCGGATTATAATTTTTTATTTAACTCGTACTACAACTCTATTGGCAGCCGGATTTTACGCCAGACCCGGGGCACCCTTAACCGTCCGCCGCTGGCAGAAATTTATCAGTACCGGGCTTACGTAAACGAGCATATCACGGAATTACTTAACCAACTTAGCGAAAACTCTTATGCAGAATTATTGCCGTTGTTTGAGTTGGGCTTGCAACACGAACAGCAACACCAGGAACTACTTGTTACAGATATCAAATACATTCTTAGTACCAATCCCCTAGTGCCGGCTTTACTGCCCGCGGAAAAATACGTGAGCCCGGCTATTAATCTACCTAAACCAGAATACTTATCGGTAGCATCGGGTTTATATGAAATTGGTTATACCGGTACTGATTTTTGTTTCGATAACGAATTAAGTGTGCACCAGGTTTGGTTAGATGAATTTGCTTTTCGGAATCAATTAGTAACCAACCAGGAATACTTGGAATTTATGGAAGCCGGCGGTTACCAGAATTTTAAATATTGGCTGCACGAAGGTTTTGACTTGGCGCAACAGGAGCAATGGGAAGCTCCTTTATACTGGACCAAACAAGCGGATGGTTGGTATCGCTTTACCTTGCACGGTTTACAAAAAGTGAATGTAGCCGCTCCGGTTACGCACATTAGTTTTTACGAAGCCGATGCTTTTGCGAATTGGGCCGGAAAACGTTTACTAACCGAATTTGAATGGGAAGTAGCAGCTAAGCACTATTTACCTAGCCGGAAACTCGGCAACTTTTTAGAAAACGGATCTTACGACCCGCAACCTTTTTCAGGGGAGCAGCCGGCTGCTAATCAATTATTAGGCGATGTTTGGGAGTGGACGTACAGTGCTTATCAGCCTTATCCGCGGTATAATAAAGCGGAAGGAGCTCTGGGCGAGTATAATGGTAAATTTATGATTAATCAAATGGTATTACGTGGGGGCTCTTGTGCGACACCCCGCAGCCACATTCGTCCTACTTACCGTAACTTTTTTCACCCGGATAAACGGTGGCAATTTACCGGCATTCGGCTCGCGGCAAAATAA
- a CDS encoding o-succinylbenzoate synthase yields the protein MPLHAAVQKKILLFKFDARTSRGAMQQHVVYYLKIWSDLEPEIIGVGECAPLPGLSPEYGPEYETWLYSWVNQFNDLHLQEDNLLLSELIQNFNLTYWPSVVFGLETALLDWQNQGQKRLFFNYFSNSEAGIPINGLIWMGDRAFMQHQIEKKLQEGYSCLKLKIGGLDFETELKLLRQIREVASSQNLTIRLDANGAFSPAEALQKLEQLAKYDIHSIEQPIKPKQTDATAHLSRQSPIPIALDEELIGLVESKEKLNVLSAIRPAYIILKPTLLGGFAATQKWINLAETQGIEWWITSALESNIGLNAISQFTAEFDLKREQGLGTGQLYENNIPSPLQIQMGKLYYDATVNWGKLS from the coding sequence ATGCCTTTACATGCCGCCGTGCAAAAAAAAATACTTTTGTTTAAGTTTGATGCCCGTACTTCGCGGGGAGCAATGCAGCAACATGTGGTGTATTATTTAAAAATTTGGAGTGATCTTGAGCCAGAAATAATAGGAGTGGGGGAATGTGCTCCCTTGCCGGGTTTAAGTCCGGAATACGGACCAGAATACGAGACTTGGCTTTATAGTTGGGTAAATCAGTTTAATGATTTACACTTACAGGAAGACAATTTACTATTATCGGAGTTAATCCAAAACTTTAATTTAACATATTGGCCTTCTGTGGTTTTCGGATTAGAAACGGCCCTTTTGGACTGGCAAAACCAAGGACAAAAAAGATTATTCTTTAATTATTTTTCGAATTCTGAAGCGGGTATTCCCATTAATGGTCTTATCTGGATGGGTGATCGGGCGTTTATGCAGCACCAGATAGAAAAAAAACTCCAGGAAGGTTATTCTTGTTTAAAATTAAAAATCGGAGGATTGGATTTTGAAACGGAATTAAAGCTTTTACGACAAATCCGGGAAGTAGCTTCTAGTCAAAATCTAACCATTCGGCTGGATGCCAACGGCGCTTTTTCTCCGGCCGAGGCGCTGCAAAAGTTAGAACAATTAGCTAAATATGATATTCATTCCATTGAGCAGCCCATTAAGCCGAAGCAAACAGATGCCACGGCCCATTTATCTAGGCAATCGCCCATTCCTATTGCTTTGGATGAAGAATTAATTGGTCTAGTAGAAAGTAAAGAAAAACTAAATGTATTGTCAGCTATTCGACCCGCATATATTATTTTAAAACCGACTTTATTGGGTGGTTTTGCGGCTACTCAGAAATGGATTAATCTAGCCGAAACGCAAGGAATAGAGTGGTGGATCACCTCGGCCTTAGAATCTAATATTGGCTTAAACGCGATTAGTCAATTTACCGCCGAATTTGATCTAAAGCGAGAGCAAGGCCTGGGAACGGGTCAGTTATACGAAAACAATATACCCTCGCCTCTTCAGATTCAAATGGGAAAATTATATTATGATGCTACTGTTAATTGGGGAAAGTTAAGTTAA
- a CDS encoding SIR2 family NAD-dependent protein deacylase, which produces MAARKKIVVLTGAGISAESGIATFRDANGLWEGYDVMDVASPEGWRRNPELVLNFYNERRKKAHQVKPNLGHLALAKLEEKYEVIIITQNVDDLHERAGSTNVVHLHGKLFESRSTVDENLVYPMDGWELKMGDLCEKGSQLRPNIVWFGEMVPMMETAVEEAQEADAFMVVGTSLLVYPAAGLIDYVPRGVPVFVIDPNLPAVAKRSNLHLIAEKASIGVPRAKTQLEKELENK; this is translated from the coding sequence ATGGCCGCACGTAAGAAAATAGTAGTTTTAACGGGAGCAGGTATTAGCGCCGAAAGCGGCATTGCCACTTTTCGGGATGCGAATGGTTTATGGGAAGGTTATGATGTAATGGACGTTGCCTCGCCGGAGGGTTGGCGACGAAATCCGGAACTGGTTTTGAACTTTTATAACGAGCGACGCAAAAAGGCGCACCAGGTAAAGCCAAACCTGGGTCATTTAGCTTTAGCCAAATTAGAAGAAAAGTACGAGGTAATAATCATCACGCAAAATGTAGACGATCTTCATGAACGGGCCGGTTCTACGAATGTGGTGCATTTACACGGTAAATTGTTCGAATCCAGAAGTACCGTGGATGAAAACTTAGTGTACCCAATGGATGGTTGGGAGTTAAAAATGGGCGATCTTTGCGAAAAAGGTTCTCAACTGCGGCCCAATATTGTTTGGTTCGGTGAAATGGTTCCTATGATGGAAACGGCGGTAGAAGAAGCGCAGGAAGCAGATGCTTTTATGGTAGTAGGTACGTCGTTGTTGGTTTACCCAGCGGCCGGGTTAATTGATTATGTGCCCCGCGGAGTGCCCGTGTTTGTAATTGATCCCAACTTACCCGCCGTAGCCAAACGCTCTAACTTGCATTTAATAGCCGAAAAAGCCAGTATTGGTGTTCCCCGGGCTAAAACCCAACTGGAAAAAGAATTGGAAAATAAGTAA
- the topA gene encoding type I DNA topoisomerase, which produces MVKNLVIVESPAKAKTIEGYLGKDFIVKSSFGHVRDLPKDNNAIDIKNGFKPTYIVSADKKEVVAELKKLAKEAETVWLASDDDREGEAISWHLSEALNLNDKKTRRIVFREITKNAILNAIESPRGIDIDRVNAQQARRVLDRLVGFELSPVLWKKIKTGLSAGRVQSVAVRLVVEREREIERFKADSAFKVTALFTVDGKRLEAELPTRFKAQEEAQAFLEKCRGAEYTIENLEKKPLKRSPAAPFTTSTLQQEASRKLGFSVAQTMTVAQKLYEAGKISYMRTDSVNLSKEAIEGATTRIKAAFGEEYVKVRQYKTKSQSAQEAHEAIRPTDFFAKEVSSDRNEQRLYELIRKRAIASQMADAEIEKTTATIHISTVKEKFVATGEVITFEGFLKVYIESKDDGETQDDDVHDMLPPLTIGQSLSSERIQATQRFSRPAPRYTEASLVKKLEEMGIGRPSTYAPTISTIQKRGYVEKDNREGKERKYQILTLKNDTIASETKTELVGAEKAKLFPTDMAMVVNDFLVDYFPSVIDYSFTAKVEEEFDQIAAGTKAWDKMIEHFYTGFHETITSSHNVERSTISGARELGFHPETGKKITARLGRFGPFVQMGEENEDTKEKPVYASLRKGQFLESITLEDALDLFKLPRIIGTFEDKEMTAAIGRFGPFVRHNNKFYSLPKTLDPFTVNADEAIELIQSKRKADAEKCIKSFEENPEVQVLNGRFGPYIVVGKKNVKIPKDKVPAELTLDECLTLAEQTPDKPTRGGFKKKAEASADTPAKTTTAKKAPAKKPAAKKTSVAKKATATAKKK; this is translated from the coding sequence ATGGTTAAAAACTTAGTTATTGTTGAGTCGCCTGCCAAGGCAAAAACTATAGAAGGTTATTTAGGGAAGGACTTTATTGTTAAATCAAGTTTTGGTCACGTACGCGATTTGCCCAAGGATAATAATGCGATTGATATTAAGAATGGCTTTAAACCCACTTACATTGTTTCGGCGGATAAGAAAGAAGTAGTAGCAGAATTAAAAAAGCTGGCCAAAGAAGCGGAAACAGTTTGGTTGGCATCGGACGATGACCGCGAAGGAGAAGCTATTTCGTGGCATTTATCGGAAGCCCTTAACTTAAACGATAAGAAAACGCGCCGGATTGTTTTCCGGGAGATTACGAAGAATGCTATCTTAAACGCTATTGAATCACCGAGGGGAATTGATATCGACCGGGTAAATGCGCAACAAGCCCGCCGGGTACTAGACCGGCTGGTTGGTTTTGAATTATCCCCGGTTCTCTGGAAAAAAATTAAAACGGGGCTATCTGCTGGTAGAGTGCAATCCGTAGCGGTTCGTCTGGTAGTAGAGCGGGAACGGGAAATCGAGCGGTTTAAAGCAGACTCTGCTTTTAAAGTAACGGCTCTTTTTACCGTGGATGGTAAAAGACTGGAAGCGGAACTGCCGACCCGTTTTAAAGCCCAGGAAGAAGCACAAGCTTTTCTGGAAAAATGCCGGGGAGCGGAATACACGATTGAAAATCTGGAGAAAAAACCTTTAAAACGTTCGCCGGCGGCCCCTTTTACCACTTCTACTTTACAACAGGAAGCAAGCCGTAAATTAGGATTCTCCGTGGCACAAACTATGACGGTAGCGCAAAAGTTGTACGAAGCCGGTAAAATTTCTTACATGCGTACCGATTCGGTAAACCTTTCAAAAGAAGCGATTGAAGGCGCAACTACCCGCATTAAAGCAGCGTTTGGGGAAGAATACGTAAAAGTACGGCAATACAAAACCAAGTCTCAGTCCGCCCAGGAGGCGCACGAAGCAATCCGGCCCACTGACTTCTTCGCCAAAGAAGTTTCCTCGGACCGCAATGAACAACGGTTGTACGAGTTAATTCGCAAGCGAGCCATTGCTTCCCAAATGGCGGATGCTGAAATCGAAAAAACTACCGCTACTATTCATATATCTACTGTTAAAGAAAAATTCGTTGCTACCGGTGAGGTTATTACTTTCGAAGGTTTTCTAAAGGTGTATATTGAATCGAAAGATGACGGTGAAACGCAGGATGATGATGTGCATGACATGCTGCCGCCTTTAACCATAGGACAGTCCTTAAGCTCGGAAAGAATTCAGGCTACGCAACGATTTTCTCGGCCGGCTCCCCGCTATACCGAAGCTAGCCTGGTTAAAAAATTAGAAGAAATGGGCATAGGCCGACCTTCTACTTACGCTCCCACAATTTCAACTATTCAGAAGCGCGGTTACGTAGAAAAAGATAACCGTGAAGGCAAAGAGCGCAAATACCAGATATTAACTTTAAAGAATGATACCATCGCCTCGGAAACTAAAACCGAACTGGTGGGAGCCGAAAAAGCAAAGCTATTCCCAACCGATATGGCCATGGTGGTAAATGATTTTTTGGTTGATTATTTTCCGAGTGTGATTGATTATTCTTTTACGGCTAAAGTAGAAGAAGAATTTGACCAAATTGCGGCCGGGACAAAAGCCTGGGATAAAATGATCGAACATTTTTACACCGGCTTCCACGAAACTATAACAAGCAGTCATAATGTAGAACGGTCTACTATCAGCGGAGCGCGGGAATTAGGCTTTCACCCGGAAACCGGTAAAAAAATTACGGCTCGTTTAGGTCGTTTCGGTCCGTTTGTGCAAATGGGCGAAGAAAACGAAGATACCAAAGAAAAACCAGTATACGCCAGTTTGCGCAAAGGTCAGTTTCTGGAGAGTATTACCTTAGAAGATGCCCTGGATTTATTTAAGCTGCCTCGCATCATCGGCACTTTTGAAGATAAAGAAATGACGGCTGCTATTGGCCGTTTTGGACCCTTTGTTCGGCATAATAATAAGTTTTATTCATTGCCTAAAACCTTGGATCCATTCACGGTAAACGCCGACGAAGCTATCGAATTAATCCAAAGCAAGCGCAAGGCAGACGCGGAGAAATGCATTAAATCATTCGAGGAAAACCCGGAGGTGCAGGTCTTAAACGGGCGCTTTGGTCCCTACATTGTGGTGGGTAAGAAAAATGTAAAAATTCCAAAAGATAAAGTTCCGGCCGAATTAACTCTGGACGAATGCTTAACCTTGGCGGAACAAACACCGGATAAACCAACCCGCGGCGGCTTTAAGAAAAAAGCAGAAGCCTCGGCAGATACTCCGGCTAAAACAACCACAGCAAAGAAAGCACCGGCTAAAAAACCAGCCGCTAAAAAAACTTCTGTGGCTAAAAAAGCAACGGCTACGGCTAAAAAGAAATAA
- a CDS encoding SixA phosphatase family protein, with product MRYHLFICRHAKAENPTFHQADYDRDLTEQGRLEASQAGEWLQQSGHKPDLIVCSSARRTLSTASIIANKINYYQRDILSIRELYDSTKTKLLHYLTKIDKNHSNVLLVGHNPGVSMLIATLCNTNRGNVPTGSVHHLWFEMEEWNQLEYTKTSGYETNIVAS from the coding sequence ATGCGGTACCACTTATTTATTTGCCGTCATGCCAAGGCAGAAAACCCTACGTTCCACCAGGCTGATTATGATCGGGATTTAACAGAGCAAGGAAGATTAGAAGCCAGCCAAGCCGGCGAATGGTTGCAACAATCCGGCCATAAGCCAGATTTAATTGTATGCAGTAGTGCTCGCAGGACCTTAAGTACTGCTTCCATTATAGCTAATAAAATTAATTATTATCAGCGTGATATACTTTCTATCCGAGAATTATATGATAGTACAAAAACAAAGCTTTTACATTATTTAACTAAAATAGATAAAAACCACTCTAACGTATTATTAGTGGGGCATAATCCTGGAGTATCTATGTTAATAGCTACTTTATGTAATACTAATCGGGGAAATGTACCCACTGGCAGTGTTCATCATTTATGGTTCGAAATGGAAGAATGGAACCAACTGGAGTATACTAAAACTTCAGGTTACGAAACTAATATCGTTGCTTCTTAA